In Rahnella variigena, one DNA window encodes the following:
- the pheA gene encoding bifunctional chorismate mutase/prephenate dehydratase — MTENSLLALRERISALDLKLLALLAERRTMAIEVAQSKMHSHRPIRDKEREIELINALIQEGKKQGLDGHYITRVYQLIIEDSVLTQQALLQQHLNKTPSDSARIAFLGPKGSYSHLAARQFAARHFDQFIECGCQKFQDIFSQVETGQADYAVLPIENTSSGSINDVYDLLQHTSLSIVGELTNPINHCVLVATDTDLSQIQTVYSHPQPFQQCSQFINRFPHWKIEYCESTAAAMEKVAAANSPHVAALGSEAGGALYKLQVLEHNLANQQENITRFIVLARKAIEVTDQVPAKTTLIMATGQQAGALVNALLVLRDQGIIMTKLESRPINGNPWEEMFYIDVQANLRSEEMKKALKDLAPITRSLKVLGCYPSENVVSVDL, encoded by the coding sequence ATGACCGAGAACTCATTACTGGCTCTGCGCGAACGCATCAGCGCATTAGACCTGAAACTGCTGGCTCTGCTGGCAGAACGACGCACGATGGCGATAGAAGTCGCGCAATCCAAAATGCACTCTCACCGCCCGATCCGCGACAAAGAACGTGAAATTGAACTGATTAACGCACTGATTCAGGAAGGGAAAAAACAGGGGCTCGACGGTCATTACATCACCCGCGTGTATCAGCTGATCATTGAAGATTCCGTTCTGACCCAGCAGGCTCTGCTCCAGCAACATCTGAATAAAACCCCTTCTGATTCCGCCCGTATCGCTTTCCTCGGTCCGAAAGGTTCTTATTCACATCTTGCCGCACGCCAGTTTGCCGCCCGCCATTTCGACCAGTTCATCGAATGTGGCTGCCAGAAATTCCAGGATATCTTCTCTCAGGTAGAAACCGGTCAGGCCGATTACGCCGTATTGCCCATTGAAAATACCAGTTCTGGTTCAATCAATGACGTTTATGATCTGCTGCAACACACCAGCCTGTCGATTGTGGGTGAGCTGACCAATCCTATCAATCATTGCGTACTGGTTGCGACCGATACTGATTTGTCGCAGATCCAGACGGTTTACAGCCATCCTCAGCCTTTCCAGCAATGCAGTCAGTTCATCAACCGCTTCCCTCACTGGAAAATTGAATACTGCGAAAGCACTGCGGCGGCGATGGAAAAAGTGGCCGCGGCCAATTCTCCACACGTAGCGGCGCTCGGCAGCGAAGCCGGTGGCGCGCTGTATAAACTGCAGGTGCTTGAACATAATCTGGCGAACCAGCAGGAAAACATTACCCGCTTCATTGTTCTGGCGCGCAAAGCGATTGAGGTCACAGATCAGGTTCCGGCCAAAACTACGCTGATTATGGCGACCGGCCAGCAGGCAGGTGCGCTGGTAAATGCGCTGCTGGTGCTGCGCGATCAGGGCATCATCATGACCAAACTGGAATCTCGCCCGATTAACGGCAATCCATGGGAAGAGATGTTTTATATCGATGTGCAGGCCAACCTGCGTTCTGAAGAAATGAAAAAGGCGCTGAAGGATCTGGCTCCGATCACCCGTTCGCTGAAAGTGCTCGGCTGTTATCCAAGCGAGAACGTCGTCTCTGTTGATTTGTAA
- the tyrA gene encoding bifunctional chorismate mutase/prephenate dehydrogenase: MVAELNALRDQIDDVDKALLDLLSRRLALVAEVGEVKSRYGLPIYVPEREAAMLASRRQEAQNLGVPPDLIEDVLRRVMRESYSSENDKGFKTLHPALRPVVIIGGNGQMGRLFTRLLELSGYQVKVLEQEDWPQAETLLADAGMVIVSVPIHLTEEVIARLPKLPDDCILVDLASVKNRPLQAMLAVHEGPVLGLHPMFGPDVSSLAKQVVVYCDGREPQAYQWLLEQLQVWGARLHKISAVEHDQNMAFIQALRHFATFAYGLHLSEENVQIEQLLALSSPIYRLELAMVGRLFAQDPQLYADIIMSSESNLALIKRYYQRFGDALALLESGDKQAFIDKFRKVEHWFGDYAPRFLKESGALLRQANDNRK; the protein is encoded by the coding sequence ATGGTGGCAGAACTTAACGCGTTGCGCGATCAGATCGACGACGTTGATAAAGCGTTATTAGATCTCTTATCACGGCGTCTTGCGCTGGTGGCCGAAGTCGGGGAAGTCAAAAGCCGTTATGGTTTGCCGATTTATGTGCCTGAACGTGAAGCAGCGATGCTGGCTTCACGTCGTCAGGAAGCGCAAAACCTCGGTGTTCCGCCGGATCTGATTGAAGATGTATTGCGCCGCGTGATGCGTGAGTCCTACTCAAGCGAAAACGATAAAGGCTTCAAGACGCTGCATCCGGCACTGCGTCCGGTGGTGATTATCGGCGGGAACGGGCAGATGGGACGTTTGTTCACCCGTTTGCTGGAGCTTTCCGGTTATCAGGTGAAAGTGCTGGAGCAGGAAGACTGGCCGCAGGCAGAAACATTACTGGCGGATGCCGGAATGGTCATCGTCAGTGTACCGATCCATCTGACCGAAGAAGTGATCGCACGTCTGCCGAAACTCCCTGATGACTGTATTCTGGTGGATCTGGCGTCGGTAAAAAACCGTCCGCTGCAGGCGATGCTGGCAGTGCATGAAGGCCCGGTACTTGGTCTGCATCCGATGTTCGGTCCGGATGTCAGCAGCCTGGCTAAACAGGTGGTGGTGTATTGCGATGGCCGCGAACCTCAGGCATATCAGTGGCTGCTTGAGCAGTTGCAGGTCTGGGGCGCACGGTTGCATAAAATCAGCGCCGTCGAACATGATCAGAATATGGCGTTTATTCAGGCATTGCGCCACTTCGCGACCTTTGCGTATGGGCTGCATTTGTCAGAAGAGAATGTGCAGATCGAGCAATTGCTGGCACTGTCTTCACCGATTTACCGCCTCGAACTGGCGATGGTCGGACGATTGTTTGCGCAGGATCCGCAGCTTTATGCTGACATTATTATGTCGTCAGAAAGCAATCTGGCGCTGATTAAACGTTACTATCAGCGTTTTGGTGATGCGCTTGCTCTGCTTGAAAGCGGCGATAAACAGGCGTTTATCGACAAATTCAGAAAGGTTGAGCACTGGTTTGGCGATTATGCGCCACGCTTCCTGAAAGAAAGTGGTGCGCTGCTGAGACAGGCTAACGACAACCGTAAGTAA
- a CDS encoding 3-deoxy-7-phosphoheptulonate synthase translates to MQKDALNNVHITAEQILITPEELKNRFPLSVSDENSISEARKTIADIVHGRDPRLLVVCGPCSIHDVDAALDYARHLKTLAAELSDRLYIVMRVYFEKPRTTVGWKGLINDPHMDGTFDVEAGLHIARDLLLQLVGMGLPLATEALDPNSPQYLGDLFSWSAIGARTTESQTHREMASGLSMPVGFKNGTDGSLGTAINAMRAAEMAHRFVGINQAGQVCLLQTQGNPDGHVILRGGKTPNYSEQDVQACEKQMTDAGLRPSLMIDCSHGNSNKDYRRQPVVAQSVIDQIKAGNRSITGLMLESHLNEGSQSSEQPRSAMKYGVSVTDACINWETTEDLLRTMHQELGDALAARIAGE, encoded by the coding sequence ATGCAAAAAGACGCCCTGAATAATGTTCACATCACTGCTGAACAAATCCTTATCACTCCTGAAGAGTTGAAAAACCGTTTTCCTTTAAGCGTCAGCGACGAAAACAGTATTTCCGAAGCACGTAAAACCATCGCCGATATTGTGCATGGTCGTGATCCTCGTCTTCTGGTGGTGTGTGGCCCTTGTTCAATTCATGACGTTGATGCAGCGCTCGATTACGCACGTCACCTGAAAACGCTGGCGGCTGAGCTGAGCGACCGTTTGTACATCGTGATGCGCGTTTACTTTGAAAAACCACGTACCACTGTCGGCTGGAAAGGGTTGATTAACGATCCGCACATGGACGGTACGTTTGATGTGGAAGCAGGGCTGCATATTGCCCGTGATTTGCTGCTGCAACTGGTCGGCATGGGTTTACCGCTGGCGACAGAAGCGCTGGATCCAAACAGCCCGCAATACTTAGGCGATCTGTTCAGCTGGTCAGCAATCGGTGCGCGTACCACTGAATCTCAGACACACCGTGAGATGGCGTCTGGTCTGTCAATGCCGGTTGGCTTCAAGAACGGCACCGATGGCAGCCTGGGCACGGCGATCAACGCCATGCGTGCAGCTGAAATGGCGCACCGTTTTGTAGGCATTAATCAGGCCGGGCAGGTTTGCCTGTTGCAGACTCAGGGCAACCCGGACGGGCATGTGATTTTACGCGGCGGTAAGACACCAAATTACAGCGAGCAGGACGTTCAGGCTTGTGAAAAACAGATGACCGACGCGGGACTCCGTCCTTCCTTGATGATAGATTGCAGTCACGGTAACTCAAACAAAGACTATCGTCGCCAGCCTGTTGTGGCTCAGTCCGTCATCGACCAGATTAAAGCCGGTAACCGCTCTATCACGGGGCTGATGCTGGAAAGTCATCTGAACGAAGGCAGCCAGTCTTCTGAACAACCGCGTTCAGCCATGAAATACGGTGTGTCTGTGACGGATGCCTGTATCAACTGGGAAACGACTGAAGACCTGCTGCGTACCATGCATCAGGAACTGGGCGATGCGCTGGCGGCACGAATCGCAGGAGAGTAA
- a CDS encoding phage repressor protein CI — MQLDELEGGKAVLTRMLQAYGFSMQKELGDLYGLSSGTISTWVRRDYFPGDVVVACALDTGVSLRWLATGKGNMQDSALSGAAASGDIRQLKKLRLRGGALEEEGVWSVDPSLLDDSLTQPAYVVKGHHSWIIDLGSTHPGNGRWLLDIDGDLDVYDVARIPGNRLSVTRQESHFECGVDEVTALGQVFITLDRNL; from the coding sequence ATGCAATTAGATGAACTTGAAGGTGGAAAAGCTGTTCTGACGCGTATGCTTCAGGCTTACGGCTTCAGCATGCAGAAGGAGCTGGGAGATCTGTACGGTTTGTCATCTGGAACAATAAGTACCTGGGTAAGAAGAGATTATTTCCCCGGTGATGTGGTCGTGGCCTGTGCGCTGGACACCGGCGTGTCATTACGCTGGCTGGCGACAGGCAAAGGAAACATGCAGGATTCAGCGCTTTCAGGCGCAGCAGCGTCCGGTGACATCCGTCAACTTAAAAAATTGAGATTGCGTGGCGGAGCGCTGGAAGAAGAGGGCGTCTGGTCTGTTGATCCTTCGCTGCTGGATGATTCGCTGACTCAACCGGCTTATGTTGTGAAAGGCCATCACTCGTGGATTATTGATCTGGGCAGCACCCATCCGGGCAATGGCCGCTGGTTGCTGGATATCGATGGTGATCTGGATGTTTACGATGTGGCCCGTATTCCCGGTAACCGACTTAGCGTGACCCGTCAGGAAAGCCACTTCGAGTGTGGCGTGGATGAAGTGACTGCCTTGGGGCAGGTCTTTATTACTCTGGATCGTAACCTTTAA
- a CDS encoding DUF5347 family protein yields MFLGTEQQRQTGLRHIAHLKEIYFAQSKDRVEVIYDQASEKWKLTLCFHAGLKRHHTLLTYSQLNDEEQMKITQALLSLRHFTAIFKGELY; encoded by the coding sequence ATGTTTTTAGGAACAGAGCAGCAGCGCCAGACCGGACTGCGCCATATCGCTCATCTGAAAGAAATTTATTTCGCTCAGAGTAAGGATCGGGTTGAGGTTATTTATGATCAGGCCAGTGAAAAATGGAAACTTACCTTATGTTTTCATGCCGGCCTTAAGCGTCATCATACCTTACTGACATATTCACAATTAAATGATGAGGAACAAATGAAAATAACACAGGCCTTATTATCACTACGCCATTTCACGGCGATATTTAAAGGAGAACTTTACTGA
- a CDS encoding TraR/DksA C4-type zinc finger protein — MADWIDESQEYQLKILQAQITQATRTQPSPSAFFCVDCDTPIAEPRRKIIPGVQRCIECQEIEEIKRKNYRPI, encoded by the coding sequence ATGGCAGACTGGATAGATGAATCGCAGGAGTATCAGTTAAAAATCCTTCAAGCACAGATTACGCAGGCTACCCGCACGCAGCCTTCGCCGTCTGCCTTCTTCTGCGTGGATTGTGACACTCCCATTGCGGAGCCACGCAGGAAAATCATTCCCGGTGTACAGCGATGTATTGAGTGCCAGGAAATTGAGGAAATTAAAAGAAAGAATTATCGCCCCATATAA
- a CDS encoding replication endonuclease translates to MSDNRGRVMPSPPPAFNRAAGQLFAGKWGWNAPRPALSSPLEKPLNRDFFLRQQTALSRMAALPRCLRTPLHQRYTFLLKTKGVRAAVHFLMTVFTQRLWPRIQQVNVRNTLNRQISQKLLMEEEMFNRLPDLNDDSLRRLASKLAVHMQDAYEYHCERWLQNRPDQPDVLLQDSTQHEIYGHIAAMARSCRVQPLYWQRWQKGRMTAHSAVASISRLVSGEWWEKQLRSKQRLWREALMIACGYVSRATSPYASKNAIRDVVSRRLSAINYLKQCQLENVESGETLSLLETVLASISNPKLRRMELMTLIAGIEDVADQQRDCGLFITLTTPSKYHPLKTTGAGSSPIFNQKWDQHAFTPKDAQRYLVAVWAKIRTTFKDRNLKVYGVRVVEPHHDGTPHWHMMLFTPADQQQKVTEVMRRYALEEDPDEPGAAESRFNCKPLNRGGAAGYIAKYVSKNIDGYALDGEKDFDSGRLLTDVATAVTSWASTWRIPQFHAIGIPAVGAWRECRRIRHQSLNSRFDKRVEDVRSAADQGDFAGYIQAQGGIHIPRKEQTVRVARQLSGETNAWGEPRHKVIGIYAPHLGTSLIYLTHTEQWRIVRHRPCSVEMPEIRLPWSSVNNCGSPAFAQSHQFIQKSDQ, encoded by the coding sequence ATGTCAGATAACAGAGGCAGGGTAATGCCTTCCCCGCCGCCGGCTTTTAACCGGGCAGCCGGGCAATTGTTCGCAGGGAAATGGGGGTGGAATGCCCCGCGACCGGCGCTCAGCAGTCCGCTGGAAAAACCTCTTAACCGTGATTTCTTCCTCCGCCAGCAAACAGCCCTTTCCCGGATGGCAGCATTGCCTCGCTGTCTGCGTACGCCTTTACATCAGCGGTATACGTTTTTGCTGAAAACAAAGGGAGTCCGCGCGGCGGTCCATTTTCTGATGACAGTGTTTACGCAGCGTTTGTGGCCGCGGATTCAGCAGGTGAATGTGCGCAACACCCTGAACCGTCAGATCTCGCAAAAGCTCCTCATGGAAGAAGAAATGTTTAACCGCCTGCCTGATCTTAATGATGACAGCCTGAGAAGGCTGGCCAGCAAGCTGGCAGTGCATATGCAAGATGCGTACGAATATCACTGTGAACGCTGGCTGCAAAATCGACCCGATCAACCTGACGTGTTATTGCAAGACAGCACGCAGCACGAGATTTACGGGCATATCGCGGCGATGGCCCGCTCTTGTCGCGTACAGCCTCTTTACTGGCAGAGATGGCAAAAAGGCCGTATGACCGCACATTCAGCCGTCGCCAGTATTTCCAGGCTGGTCAGCGGTGAATGGTGGGAAAAACAGCTGCGTTCAAAACAGCGTTTGTGGCGCGAAGCCCTGATGATTGCCTGTGGTTATGTGAGCCGCGCAACATCGCCATATGCCAGTAAAAATGCCATCCGTGATGTGGTGTCACGCCGCTTATCCGCCATTAATTACCTGAAACAATGCCAGCTCGAAAATGTCGAATCAGGGGAAACACTGAGCCTGCTGGAGACCGTATTAGCCAGCATTTCCAACCCTAAACTTCGCCGTATGGAACTGATGACCCTGATCGCCGGTATCGAAGATGTTGCTGACCAGCAGCGGGACTGCGGCCTGTTTATCACGCTGACCACACCTTCAAAATACCATCCGCTGAAAACGACTGGCGCCGGATCATCACCCATTTTTAACCAGAAATGGGATCAGCACGCGTTTACACCCAAAGATGCACAACGTTATCTGGTCGCGGTCTGGGCAAAAATCCGCACCACGTTTAAAGACCGGAACCTGAAAGTGTACGGTGTGCGCGTCGTCGAACCGCATCACGACGGCACCCCGCACTGGCACATGATGCTGTTCACACCAGCGGATCAGCAGCAAAAGGTGACTGAAGTAATGCGCCGTTACGCACTGGAAGAAGATCCGGATGAGCCAGGCGCTGCGGAGTCACGTTTTAATTGTAAGCCGCTGAACCGCGGCGGTGCGGCGGGTTACATTGCGAAATACGTCTCCAAGAATATTGATGGTTATGCGCTTGATGGCGAAAAGGATTTTGACTCCGGACGCCTGCTTACTGATGTCGCGACCGCGGTCACCTCATGGGCATCGACGTGGCGGATCCCGCAATTTCACGCCATTGGCATTCCTGCCGTCGGCGCGTGGCGTGAATGTCGGCGGATCAGACATCAGAGTCTGAACAGCCGCTTTGATAAACGCGTAGAGGACGTCCGCAGCGCCGCCGACCAGGGGGATTTTGCCGGTTATATCCAGGCACAGGGCGGCATACATATTCCGCGAAAAGAGCAAACGGTTCGCGTTGCGCGCCAGCTCAGCGGGGAAACCAATGCCTGGGGCGAGCCCCGTCATAAAGTCATCGGCATTTACGCGCCGCATCTTGGTACTTCGCTTATTTACCTGACACATACCGAACAATGGCGGATTGTCCGTCACCGGCCTTGTTCTGTGGAAATGCCGGAGATTCGCTTACCTTGGAGTTCTGTCAATAACTGTGGATCGCCAGCTTTCGCACAAAGCCATCAATTCATACAAAAATCGGATCAATAA
- a CDS encoding tail protein X: MKVYAQQGDTLDSLCWRYYNRTAAVVEKVFAANKGIADLGPLLPHGTAVDLPDIAEQPVQEAIKLWD; the protein is encoded by the coding sequence ATGAAAGTCTATGCACAACAGGGCGACACCCTCGATTCCCTATGCTGGCGTTATTACAACCGTACCGCTGCGGTCGTCGAAAAAGTCTTTGCCGCCAATAAAGGCATCGCCGATTTAGGCCCGTTATTGCCTCACGGTACGGCCGTTGATTTACCGGACATTGCAGAACAACCGGTTCAGGAGGCGATCAAATTATGGGACTGA
- a CDS encoding HP1 family phage holin: MGLSTERISSGCAYFIATSLTWLASLTSQDFAFLVGSGVGVGTFLINWYYRRKSYQLLARSGLRKDTYENLNS, translated from the coding sequence ATGGGACTGAGTACTGAGCGCATCAGTTCAGGCTGCGCCTATTTTATTGCCACCTCACTGACCTGGCTCGCCAGCCTGACATCGCAGGACTTCGCCTTTCTGGTCGGCTCTGGTGTCGGGGTCGGTACGTTTCTGATCAACTGGTATTACCGGCGCAAAAGCTATCAGTTGCTGGCACGCAGCGGCCTGCGCAAAGACACCTATGAAAACCTCAACTCTTAA
- a CDS encoding lysozyme, with protein MKTSTLKRCSAAVVLGLMAVLPGYLSLQVSAEGLRLITDFEGCQLQPYQCSAGVWTSGIGHTAGVKPAQTITEHQAAENLLADIQQTERAIKKCMPVTMPQPVFDAVVSFGFNVGTGAACQSTLAFFINQQQWQKACDQLPRWVFVNGERNRGLERRRNAERAVCLKGV; from the coding sequence ATGAAAACCTCAACTCTTAAACGCTGCAGTGCTGCCGTCGTGTTAGGGCTGATGGCGGTATTGCCGGGCTATCTGTCACTGCAGGTGTCGGCAGAAGGATTGCGGCTTATCACCGATTTTGAAGGCTGTCAGCTGCAGCCCTACCAGTGCAGTGCCGGTGTATGGACCAGCGGCATCGGCCACACGGCAGGGGTTAAACCGGCACAAACCATTACCGAACATCAGGCCGCTGAAAACCTGCTGGCAGATATTCAGCAGACCGAGCGCGCCATTAAAAAATGTATGCCGGTGACCATGCCACAGCCGGTTTTTGATGCCGTCGTGTCCTTCGGTTTTAACGTCGGCACCGGAGCAGCCTGTCAATCCACGCTGGCATTTTTCATCAACCAGCAGCAGTGGCAGAAAGCTTGTGATCAGCTCCCGCGCTGGGTTTTCGTTAATGGTGAACGTAATCGCGGGCTGGAACGCAGGCGAAATGCCGAGCGTGCCGTCTGCCTGAAAGGGGTCTGA
- the lysB gene encoding Rz-like lysis system protein LysB (The gene for this Rz-like phage lysis system protein may overlap extensively with the gene for the other spanin subunit, the Rz1-like protein in the outer membrane.), producing the protein MRLLPALLAGMVLLIAILLLSNRSLQHDLNNAGLQRDALAAQVKQREQLITVLNQQMRQREQAELALREDLSTARQMMQSREKQRQRSLHENLQTRQWADTGLPADVSRLHQRPAFSSAIDYLRWLSGGQLMPDPGQQTGHQ; encoded by the coding sequence ATGCGCCTGTTACCGGCACTTCTGGCCGGGATGGTTTTGCTGATCGCCATCCTGCTGCTTTCCAACCGTTCATTACAGCACGACCTCAACAACGCTGGTCTGCAACGCGATGCCCTGGCGGCTCAGGTGAAGCAACGGGAGCAGCTAATCACCGTCCTGAACCAGCAAATGCGCCAGCGCGAGCAGGCTGAACTGGCGTTACGCGAAGACCTGAGCACGGCCCGGCAAATGATGCAAAGCCGCGAAAAACAAAGGCAGAGGAGCCTTCATGAAAATCTGCAAACCCGTCAGTGGGCTGATACCGGGCTGCCTGCTGATGTTAGCCGGCTGCACCAGCGTCCCGCCTTCAGCTCCGCCATCGATTATTTACGTTGGCTGTCCGGCGGTCAGCTCATGCCCGATCCCGGCCAGCAAACCGGTCACCAATGA
- the lysC gene encoding Rz1-like lysis system protein LysC (LysC is an Rz1-like component of a phage lytic system, substantially overlapping although not fully embedded in the gene for the Rz-like LysB component.), translated as MLAGCTSVPPSAPPSIIYVGCPAVSSCPIPASKPVTNEDLSADILQLESALMDCSLQIEAIKKCQEAQHAKTDSVATTAD; from the coding sequence ATGTTAGCCGGCTGCACCAGCGTCCCGCCTTCAGCTCCGCCATCGATTATTTACGTTGGCTGTCCGGCGGTCAGCTCATGCCCGATCCCGGCCAGCAAACCGGTCACCAATGAAGATCTGAGCGCCGACATTCTCCAGCTGGAATCTGCGCTGATGGATTGCAGCTTACAAATCGAAGCCATCAAAAAGTGTCAGGAGGCACAACATGCAAAAACCGATTCAGTTGCAACAACGGCTGACTGA